A single window of Carassius gibelio isolate Cgi1373 ecotype wild population from Czech Republic chromosome A19, carGib1.2-hapl.c, whole genome shotgun sequence DNA harbors:
- the mycbp gene encoding C-Myc-binding protein — MRAEDSFVMAHYRAPESKREQFRRYLEKNGVLDTLTNVLVTLYEETEKPSNALDFIKHQLGVGPQDDEAESLRLELTRLRQKYDQLMEENTDLRSRLLRYEPAQDVATE; from the exons ATGCGCGCGGAAGACTCGTTCGTCATGGCGCATTACAGA GCTCCCGAGTCGAAGCGAGAACAGTTCAGGAGATATCTGGAGAAGAACGGGGTCCTCGACACTCTCACCAACG TCTTGGTGACTCTGTACGAGGAGACGGAGAAGCCCAGCAATGCCTTGGA CTTCATCAAGCACCAGCTGGGCGTCGGACCCCAGGATGATGAAGCCGAGAGTCTGCGTCTGGAGCTGACCCGTCTACGACAGAAGTATGATCAGCTGATGGAGGAGAACACGGATCTGAGGAGCAGG ctGCTGCGGTACGAGCCGGCGCAGGACGTGGCTACAGAATAA